A section of the Carya illinoinensis cultivar Pawnee chromosome 12, C.illinoinensisPawnee_v1, whole genome shotgun sequence genome encodes:
- the LOC122289977 gene encoding gibberellin-regulated protein 6, which yields MAKLLCILVIALLGISMVATKAMAKEAQYHPDGGQYGPGSLKSSQCPSQCSRRCSQTQYHKPCMFFCQKCCAKCLCVPPGYYGNKAVCPCYNNWKTKRGGPKCP from the exons ATGGCTAAACTTCTCTGCATTCTGGTTATAGCGCTTCTTGGCATTTCCATGGTTGCAACTAAG GCAATGGCGAAAGAAGCCCAGTACCACCCGGATGGT GGGCAATATGGACCTGGGAGTCTTAAGAGTTCTC AATGCCCATCGCAATGCTCAAGAAGATGTAGTCAGACGCAGTACCACAAACCATGCATGTTCTTCTGCCAAAAATGCTGTGCCAAGTGCCTCTGCGTCCCTCCTGGCTATTACGGCAACAAAGCCGTATGCCCTTGCTACAACAACTGGAAGACCAAGCGTGGAGGACCCAAATGCCCTTAA